A window of the Haloarcula litorea genome harbors these coding sequences:
- a CDS encoding helix-turn-helix domain-containing protein, producing MSVTAKIHIEHERLALVPTLRTLSDVEIRVITQGTTAPGATNFPFLIEYHDRTELESRLDDDPTVEGYELVDWTDGTGIYYIAHTPETLLISTVVTDVNGFLVHTETKGNGWLARLLLPNRKALNAIWEFATENDMSLEIIEIYGSDDAGTETSYGLTDEQTAALKTAYEEGYFGEPREISLDEVAAEMDLSSTAMSGRLRRGMRNLVAATIADVDDE from the coding sequence ATGTCCGTCACAGCGAAGATACACATCGAACACGAACGCCTCGCCCTCGTTCCGACCCTGCGGACGCTGAGCGACGTCGAGATCAGGGTGATCACGCAGGGGACGACCGCGCCGGGTGCGACCAACTTCCCCTTTCTCATCGAGTACCACGACCGCACCGAACTGGAGTCGCGGCTCGACGACGACCCGACGGTCGAGGGGTACGAGCTGGTCGACTGGACCGACGGAACGGGGATCTACTACATCGCACACACGCCGGAGACGCTCCTCATCAGCACCGTCGTCACCGACGTCAACGGCTTCCTCGTCCACACGGAGACGAAGGGCAACGGCTGGCTCGCGCGGCTCCTCCTCCCGAACCGGAAGGCGCTCAACGCCATCTGGGAGTTCGCGACGGAAAACGACATGTCCCTCGAGATCATCGAGATCTACGGGAGCGACGACGCCGGGACCGAGACGTCCTACGGACTGACCGACGAGCAGACCGCCGCGCTGAAGACCGCCTACGAGGAGGGGTACTTCGGCGAACCGCGCGAGATCTCGCTGGACGAGGTGGCCGCGGAGATGGACCTCTCCTCGACGGCGATGAGCGGCCGCCTCCGCCGCGGGATGCGCAACCTCGTCGCGGCGACCATCGCGGACGTCGACGACGAGTGA
- a CDS encoding succinylglutamate desuccinylase/aspartoacylase family protein, with amino-acid sequence MEYEPATHTATDRTLGRLPSGASVTVTVHRYDGGTGPTVYVQAAQHGIELNGPAALRRLHDRLVDAELAGTVVVVPVVNSLAFDHRSYMTPAEYDVMNPNFNRVWPGDDEGSLQERLAAALWDLVTGADAAVDLHTGTADMLEHVRFRTDDSTARRLGEAFGTEYLLTDAPDGDDDSGTFRAAAARAGIPAITAELANSRRVAHSAVETGVEGVRNVLREVGVLDGRPTPAPDRTRLRDDPDATVATASGLFEPRPDVAVGDRVAAGEELGAVYCPSSFERRQTVTATDGGVAYSLTRESVVVAGERLASVARPV; translated from the coding sequence ATGGAGTACGAACCGGCCACGCACACGGCGACCGACCGCACGCTCGGCCGCCTCCCCTCGGGTGCCAGCGTCACCGTCACGGTCCACCGGTACGACGGCGGAACCGGCCCGACGGTGTACGTCCAGGCCGCCCAGCACGGGATCGAGCTGAACGGGCCGGCGGCGCTCCGGCGGCTCCACGACCGGCTGGTCGACGCCGAGCTCGCGGGCACCGTCGTCGTCGTACCCGTGGTGAACTCGCTGGCGTTCGACCACCGCTCGTACATGACCCCGGCGGAGTACGACGTGATGAACCCGAACTTCAACCGCGTGTGGCCCGGCGACGACGAGGGCAGCCTCCAGGAGCGACTGGCAGCCGCTCTCTGGGACCTCGTGACTGGGGCCGACGCCGCCGTCGACCTCCACACCGGCACGGCGGATATGCTCGAACACGTCCGGTTCCGCACCGACGACTCGACCGCCCGGCGGCTCGGCGAGGCCTTCGGCACCGAGTACCTCCTGACCGACGCGCCGGACGGGGACGACGACAGCGGGACGTTCCGGGCCGCGGCGGCCCGCGCGGGCATCCCGGCGATCACCGCGGAGCTGGCCAACAGCCGGCGGGTCGCCCACTCGGCGGTCGAGACCGGCGTCGAGGGCGTCCGGAACGTCCTCCGCGAGGTCGGCGTCCTCGACGGCCGGCCGACGCCCGCGCCGGACCGGACGCGTCTCCGGGACGACCCGGACGCGACCGTGGCGACGGCGTCGGGGCTGTTCGAACCGCGTCCCGACGTCGCTGTCGGCGACCGCGTCGCGGCGGGCGAGGAGCTGGGCGCGGTCTACTGCCCGTCGTCGTTCGAGCGCCGTCAGACCGTCACCGCGACCGACGGCGGCGTCGCCTACTCGCTGACCCGCGAGTCCGTCGTGGTCGCGGGGGAACGCCTCGCCAGCGTCGCCCGCCCGGTCTGA
- a CDS encoding GlcG/HbpS family heme-binding protein, with translation MVQSIELDTAVELVEAAESKAEEIDNPMVIAVANSEGNLVAQHRMDGAWLASVSISRNKAYTAAALETPTHELAEPSEPGNSLYGLQTTDEGRIVIFGGGYPLERDGEIVGTIGVSGGAVEQDREVAEAGVARWQELTE, from the coding sequence ATGGTTCAGTCCATCGAACTCGACACCGCAGTCGAACTCGTCGAGGCCGCAGAGTCGAAGGCAGAGGAGATAGACAACCCGATGGTGATCGCCGTCGCCAACAGCGAGGGGAACCTCGTCGCCCAGCACCGGATGGACGGTGCGTGGCTGGCGTCGGTCAGCATCTCGCGGAACAAGGCCTACACCGCCGCCGCGCTGGAGACGCCGACCCACGAACTCGCCGAGCCCTCGGAGCCGGGGAACTCGCTGTACGGCCTCCAGACGACCGACGAGGGGCGCATCGTCATCTTCGGCGGGGGCTACCCGCTCGAGCGCGACGGCGAGATCGTCGGGACCATCGGGGTCTCCGGCGGCGCGGTCGAACAGGACCGCGAGGTCGCGGAGGCCGGCGTGGCCCGCTGGCAGGAACTGACCGAGTAG
- a CDS encoding creatininase family protein, which produces MRVSSSTWTELDEVDTDLALLPVGSTEQHGPHAPLGTDTLNAEAVADAAAERHDDPVVVAPAVPVAVAEEHRRFTGTLWTDESTFRDYVRDVVGSLASHGWDRVVLVNGHGGNVPALREVAGTIVRHDDAYAVPFTWFDEVDAEVSMGHGGPLETSLLQHANPDTVREDRLDEAAAGGSDRWGDWQGRVNLAFDSHEFTENGVVGDPREGSADLGEELLDQAAAALVDLLDAVAERDPGPRA; this is translated from the coding sequence ATGCGCGTCTCGTCGTCGACGTGGACGGAACTGGACGAGGTCGACACAGACCTCGCCCTGCTCCCGGTCGGGAGCACGGAACAGCACGGTCCCCACGCACCGCTGGGGACGGACACGCTGAACGCCGAGGCGGTCGCCGACGCGGCCGCCGAGCGCCACGACGACCCCGTGGTGGTTGCCCCCGCGGTCCCGGTCGCCGTCGCCGAGGAACACCGCCGCTTCACGGGGACCCTGTGGACCGACGAGTCGACGTTCCGGGACTACGTCAGGGACGTCGTCGGCAGCCTCGCGAGCCACGGCTGGGACCGGGTGGTCCTCGTCAACGGCCACGGCGGGAACGTCCCCGCACTAAGGGAGGTGGCGGGCACGATCGTCCGGCACGACGACGCCTACGCCGTCCCGTTCACCTGGTTCGACGAGGTCGACGCCGAGGTGTCGATGGGCCACGGCGGCCCGCTGGAGACGTCGCTCCTGCAACACGCCAACCCCGACACGGTCCGCGAGGACCGCCTCGACGAGGCGGCCGCGGGCGGCAGCGACCGCTGGGGCGACTGGCAGGGCCGGGTGAACCTCGCGTTCGACTCCCACGAGTTCACCGAGAACGGCGTCGTCGGCGACCCCCGCGAGGGGAGCGCCGACCTCGGCGAGGAGCTGCTCGACCAGGCGGCGGCCGCCCTCGTTGACCTGCTCGACGCGGTCGCCGAGCGCGACCCCGGGCCGCGGGCGTAG
- a CDS encoding aminomethyl transferase family protein — MTGNEDHPNHPSIDQSDRTVPRNLRQTGDPDIEMLVSTRVRKSPFFHKSFNEEGAWRATVYNRLYHPRGLIEPEDGGVMKEYDALTNDVTLWDVAVERQIRVKGPDAEALTNYVVTRDVTGMDAMDGKYVILCNEDGGVLNDPVLLRPEEDEFWFSISDSTLMQWLQGVNVDNDFDVEIDEIDVAPMQIQGPKALDVMVDVVGDEVKEIPYYGLMEAEIDGVDVLISQTGFSGEEGFEIYVKEASKYAERVWDPVMASVKDHGGRQIAPGHHRRIAAGIMSWGQDLDHETSPFQVNLGYQVPDDKEADYIGKEELERQQELIENGEYPFEHKLIGLKMAGEPIRDYAPDFWIISDPETGEECGYLTSPWWNPDLETNIGMGFVPADKLQEVTDTPLNDEIYDEELDLEFEVHLPDEYAEEPGEPVFATVAKVPFKESVNPSAREQAKLNARKEAESSDD, encoded by the coding sequence ATGACCGGGAACGAGGACCACCCAAACCACCCGAGTATCGATCAGTCCGACCGGACAGTCCCACGGAACCTGCGTCAGACCGGCGACCCCGACATCGAGATGCTCGTCTCGACTCGCGTTCGCAAGTCACCCTTCTTCCACAAGTCGTTCAACGAGGAGGGTGCCTGGCGGGCCACCGTCTACAACCGCCTCTACCACCCGCGCGGCCTCATCGAGCCCGAAGACGGCGGCGTGATGAAGGAGTACGACGCGCTGACCAACGACGTGACGCTCTGGGACGTGGCCGTCGAGCGCCAGATCCGCGTGAAGGGACCCGACGCGGAGGCGCTGACGAACTACGTCGTCACCCGCGACGTGACGGGGATGGACGCGATGGACGGGAAGTACGTCATCCTCTGTAACGAGGACGGCGGCGTCCTCAACGACCCCGTCCTCCTGCGCCCCGAGGAAGACGAGTTCTGGTTCTCCATCTCCGACTCGACGCTGATGCAGTGGCTGCAGGGCGTCAACGTCGACAACGACTTCGACGTCGAGATCGACGAGATCGACGTCGCCCCGATGCAGATCCAGGGGCCGAAGGCGCTGGACGTGATGGTCGACGTCGTCGGCGACGAGGTCAAGGAGATCCCCTACTACGGCCTGATGGAGGCGGAGATCGACGGCGTCGACGTCCTCATCAGTCAGACCGGCTTCTCCGGCGAGGAGGGCTTCGAGATCTACGTCAAGGAGGCCTCGAAGTACGCCGAGCGCGTCTGGGACCCCGTGATGGCGAGCGTCAAGGACCACGGCGGCCGGCAGATCGCGCCGGGGCACCACCGCCGCATCGCCGCCGGCATCATGTCCTGGGGGCAGGACCTCGACCACGAGACCTCCCCGTTCCAGGTCAACCTCGGCTACCAGGTGCCCGACGACAAGGAGGCCGACTACATCGGCAAGGAGGAGCTCGAACGCCAGCAGGAGCTCATCGAGAACGGCGAGTACCCGTTCGAGCACAAGCTCATCGGCCTGAAGATGGCCGGCGAGCCGATCCGGGACTACGCACCCGACTTCTGGATCATCTCCGACCCCGAGACGGGCGAAGAGTGTGGCTACCTCACGTCGCCGTGGTGGAACCCGGACCTGGAGACCAACATCGGGATGGGCTTCGTCCCGGCCGACAAGCTCCAGGAGGTCACGGACACGCCGCTCAACGACGAGATCTACGACGAGGAGCTGGACCTGGAGTTCGAGGTCCACCTCCCCGACGAGTACGCCGAAGAGCCCGGTGAGCCGGTGTTCGCGACGGTCGCGAAGGTGCCGTTCAAGGAGTCGGTCAACCCCAGCGCCCGCGAGCAGGCGAAGCTCAACGCCCGCAAGGAAGCCGAGAGCAGCGACGACTGA
- a CDS encoding methylenetetrahydrofolate reductase, with protein MSLQSRVSGSQEGVETLLRNARFELMPFDSFDEEIEHLPAGATIAITTSPQLGIDRTVEKTELAVEEGFEVVPHVAARYVEDREHLAEIAERLTEAGVTDIFVPGGDREEPAGEFESAYDLLSTLEQMDYEFEEVGITGYPEGHEFLSDETLAEAMEKKEPYATYIVTQLCYDPETVLEWIEEVRDRGIDLPVEIGIPGVMKYQRLMKISQKVGVGDSVKFLKKTTGILGFVKQLVGSRGTYEPDDLVDGFGPHVGDEAYGIRGIHIYTFNQTPDTEDWRRGRLPS; from the coding sequence ATGTCTCTGCAATCACGGGTCTCCGGGTCCCAGGAGGGCGTCGAGACGCTGCTCAGGAACGCGCGGTTCGAACTGATGCCGTTCGACAGCTTCGACGAGGAGATCGAACACCTGCCCGCGGGCGCGACCATCGCGATCACGACCTCCCCGCAGCTGGGGATCGACCGGACCGTCGAGAAGACCGAGCTCGCCGTCGAGGAGGGGTTCGAGGTCGTTCCCCACGTCGCCGCGCGCTACGTCGAAGACCGCGAGCACCTCGCGGAGATCGCCGAGCGGCTCACCGAGGCCGGCGTCACCGACATCTTCGTCCCCGGCGGCGACCGCGAGGAGCCCGCCGGCGAGTTCGAGTCCGCCTACGACCTGCTGTCGACGCTTGAGCAGATGGACTACGAGTTCGAGGAGGTCGGCATCACCGGCTACCCGGAGGGCCACGAGTTCCTCAGCGACGAGACGCTGGCCGAGGCGATGGAGAAGAAGGAACCGTACGCCACCTACATCGTCACGCAGCTCTGCTACGACCCGGAGACGGTGCTCGAGTGGATCGAGGAGGTCCGGGACCGCGGGATCGACCTCCCGGTCGAGATCGGCATCCCCGGCGTGATGAAGTACCAGCGGCTGATGAAGATCTCGCAGAAGGTCGGCGTCGGCGACTCCGTGAAGTTCCTGAAGAAGACGACCGGCATCCTCGGGTTCGTCAAGCAACTCGTCGGCTCGCGGGGGACCTACGAGCCCGACGACCTCGTCGACGGGTTCGGGCCCCACGTCGGCGACGAGGCCTACGGCATCCGTGGCATCCACATCTACACGTTCAACCAGACGCCCGACACCGAGGACTGGCGGCGCGGCCGACTCCCCTCCTGA
- a CDS encoding M48 family metallopeptidase, whose translation MGLGRRLTLATLGVVSLAVYLAAAVVGYQLLQSLWAARPSPVVLGAALVGSALVVGLVSYWSGTGRLKRSLDAVELPRSRAPEAYRRFDRLTERMRAGRPTLLVARLPVPNAFAVGGHGAAVVVDHRLLGLLSGDEFEALLAHELAHFEGRDALVQTLAYSLTRTVVDVVALLVFPVVVLAGGLARAVALLRGDPAAWSRSWLAHTQRAALGLVALLGVSVTLLVLAYSRRREWAADDRAVEVTGRPLALARALRKIERASTPDRGPLTPLYVHGDDDGPLSRLLSTHPPMDERVERLLARADRRPERLQ comes from the coding sequence ATGGGACTCGGACGGCGGCTGACGCTGGCGACGCTGGGTGTCGTCTCGCTGGCCGTCTACCTCGCGGCCGCGGTGGTCGGCTACCAGTTGTTGCAGTCGCTCTGGGCCGCCCGCCCGTCGCCGGTGGTCCTCGGGGCGGCGCTCGTCGGGTCGGCCCTCGTCGTCGGGCTGGTGAGCTACTGGTCCGGGACGGGCCGGCTCAAGCGCTCGCTGGACGCCGTCGAACTGCCCCGCTCGCGTGCGCCCGAGGCCTACCGGCGGTTCGACCGGCTGACCGAGCGGATGCGCGCCGGGCGGCCGACGCTGCTCGTCGCGCGGCTCCCGGTCCCGAACGCCTTCGCCGTCGGCGGCCACGGCGCGGCCGTCGTCGTCGACCACCGGCTGCTGGGGCTGCTGTCCGGCGACGAGTTCGAGGCGCTGCTGGCCCACGAACTCGCCCACTTCGAGGGGCGGGACGCGCTCGTCCAGACGCTGGCCTACAGCCTCACCCGCACCGTCGTCGACGTGGTCGCGCTGCTGGTCTTTCCCGTGGTCGTCCTGGCCGGCGGCCTGGCGCGAGCGGTCGCGCTCCTGCGCGGCGACCCGGCCGCCTGGTCCCGGTCGTGGCTGGCGCACACTCAGCGGGCGGCGCTGGGACTGGTCGCGCTGCTGGGCGTCAGCGTCACCCTGCTCGTGCTGGCGTACTCCCGCCGCCGGGAGTGGGCGGCCGACGACCGCGCCGTCGAGGTGACCGGACGGCCGCTGGCGCTGGCCCGTGCGCTCCGGAAGATCGAGCGGGCGTCGACGCCGGATCGGGGGCCGCTGACGCCGCTGTACGTCCACGGCGACGACGACGGGCCGCTGTCGCGGCTGCTCTCGACCCACCCGCCGATGGACGAGCGCGTCGAGCGGCTGCTGGCGCGGGCGGACCGCCGGCCCGAACGGCTACAGTAG
- a CDS encoding dihydrofolate reductase: MRLSLVAAVAANGVIGAGGEMPWHHPEDLAHFRETTVGHPVVMGRRTFEAIAADVGGPLPDRHNVVLTGRPDRLPDDVTAVTSLSAARAAVRDHEADTAYVVGGGSVYRQFLPEADELVLTELDASHDGDTTFPDVDWDRWRVAERERYDAFEVVRYVRT; encoded by the coding sequence ATGCGACTCTCACTCGTCGCCGCGGTCGCCGCCAACGGCGTCATCGGTGCCGGCGGAGAGATGCCGTGGCACCACCCCGAGGACCTCGCGCACTTCCGGGAGACGACCGTCGGCCACCCCGTGGTGATGGGGCGACGCACCTTCGAGGCCATCGCCGCCGACGTCGGTGGGCCACTGCCCGACCGGCACAACGTCGTGCTGACCGGTCGGCCCGACCGGCTCCCCGACGACGTGACCGCCGTCACGTCCCTGTCGGCCGCACGGGCGGCGGTCCGGGACCACGAGGCCGACACCGCGTACGTCGTCGGCGGCGGGTCGGTCTACCGGCAGTTCCTCCCCGAGGCAGACGAACTCGTGTTGACAGAACTGGACGCCTCTCACGACGGCGACACGACGTTCCCGGACGTCGACTGGGACCGGTGGCGCGTGGCCGAACGCGAGCGCTACGACGCCTTCGAGGTCGTCAGGTACGTCCGGACGTGA
- a CDS encoding excinuclease ABC subunit C has product MDTAAVRERAADLPREPGVYQFEDGDGRVLYVGKAVDLRDRVPAYADPRSERIARMVERADVLDFAVTDTETQALLLEANLIKRHRPPYNVRLKDDKSYPLVQLTDHAVPRIEVTRDPDEGATVYGPFTDKGRVETVVKALRETYGLRGCSDHKYRTRDRPCLDYEMGICTAPCTGEIPEADYAADVESVRRFFEGEVGVLADPLRREMEAAAGDQEFERAANCRDKLAAVEALHGEGDAAVSDSSGGATTTDVLGAAVEGNSAVVARLHAEGGKLVERERHTLDAPDGEGTAGVYRAFLTQYYAEREFPDEILCAEDPADADIEAWLEREGVALRVPGAGREATLVDLALKNARRRDAGDDEVGALADALGIDRPERIEGFDVSHAQGRSAVGSDVVAVDGTPEKSDYRRKKLTDRNDDYANMRELVRWRAERAVAGRDDRPDPDLLLIDGGDGQLGAARDALAETGWDVPCVALAKDEELVITPSGVHDWPEDAPQLHLLQRVRDEAHRFAVQYHQTLRDDVSTALDDLPGVGPQTRKRLLRRFGSVENVRAASRAELERVDGVGERTAETIETRLG; this is encoded by the coding sequence ATGGACACCGCCGCGGTCCGCGAGCGAGCCGCCGACCTCCCCCGGGAGCCCGGCGTCTACCAGTTCGAGGACGGCGACGGCCGGGTGCTGTACGTCGGGAAGGCCGTCGACCTGCGTGACCGGGTGCCCGCCTACGCCGACCCGCGCAGCGAGCGCATCGCCCGGATGGTCGAGCGGGCCGACGTGCTCGACTTCGCCGTCACCGACACCGAGACCCAGGCGCTGCTGCTGGAGGCGAACCTCATCAAGCGCCACCGGCCGCCGTACAACGTCCGGTTGAAAGACGACAAGAGCTACCCGCTGGTCCAGTTGACCGACCACGCCGTCCCGCGCATCGAGGTGACCCGCGACCCCGACGAGGGGGCGACGGTCTACGGCCCCTTCACCGACAAGGGCCGCGTCGAGACGGTCGTCAAGGCCCTGCGGGAGACCTACGGACTGCGGGGGTGTTCGGACCACAAGTACCGCACCCGCGACCGGCCCTGCCTGGACTACGAGATGGGCATCTGTACCGCCCCCTGCACCGGCGAGATACCCGAGGCCGACTACGCCGCCGACGTCGAGAGCGTCCGGCGGTTCTTCGAGGGCGAGGTGGGCGTCCTCGCGGACCCCCTGCGCCGCGAGATGGAGGCCGCCGCGGGGGACCAGGAGTTCGAGCGCGCGGCGAACTGCCGCGACAAACTGGCCGCCGTCGAGGCGCTCCACGGCGAGGGCGACGCCGCCGTCAGCGACAGTTCCGGCGGCGCGACGACGACCGACGTGCTGGGTGCTGCCGTCGAGGGCAATAGCGCCGTCGTCGCCCGCCTGCACGCCGAGGGCGGCAAGCTCGTCGAGCGCGAGCGCCACACGCTTGACGCCCCCGACGGCGAGGGGACGGCCGGGGTCTACCGGGCCTTTCTCACGCAGTACTACGCCGAACGCGAGTTCCCCGACGAGATCCTCTGTGCCGAGGACCCCGCGGACGCGGACATCGAGGCGTGGCTCGAACGGGAGGGGGTCGCCCTCCGGGTTCCCGGTGCCGGCCGCGAGGCGACGCTGGTCGACCTGGCGCTGAAGAACGCCCGCCGGCGCGACGCCGGCGACGACGAGGTCGGGGCGTTGGCCGACGCGCTGGGGATCGACCGCCCCGAGCGCATCGAGGGGTTCGACGTGAGCCACGCACAGGGCAGGAGCGCCGTCGGGTCCGACGTCGTCGCCGTCGACGGCACCCCCGAGAAGAGCGACTACCGCCGGAAGAAGCTCACCGACCGCAACGACGACTACGCGAACATGCGCGAGCTCGTCCGCTGGCGGGCCGAACGCGCCGTCGCGGGCCGCGACGACCGCCCCGACCCGGACCTGCTGCTGATCGACGGCGGCGACGGCCAGCTGGGCGCGGCCCGCGACGCGCTGGCCGAGACCGGCTGGGACGTGCCCTGCGTCGCGCTGGCGAAAGACGAGGAGCTGGTGATCACGCCCTCGGGCGTCCACGACTGGCCCGAGGACGCCCCGCAGCTCCACCTGCTCCAGCGGGTCCGCGACGAGGCCCACCGCTTCGCCGTCCAGTACCACCAGACGCTCCGGGACGATGTCTCGACCGCGCTGGACGACCTGCCCGGCGTCGGGCCCCAGACCCGGAAGCGGCTGCTGCGGCGCTTCGGGAGCGTCGAGAACGTCCGGGCGGCCTCCCGGGCGGAACTGGAGCGCGTCGACGGCGTCGGCGAGCGGACGGCCGAGACCATCGAGACGCGGCTGGGCTGA
- the glyA gene encoding serine hydroxymethyltransferase: MTYDTVREVDPAVADALEGERARQNDTLAMIASENHVSEAVMEAQRSELTNKYAEGYPGERYYGGCEYADAVENLAIERAKELWGAEHVNVQPHSGSQANMGVYLAMLEPGDKILSLDLTHGGHLSHGHPANFAGQVYDVEQYEVDPETGYIDYEGLHDHAEEFEPDIIVSGYSAYPREVDFERIQEAADAADAYHLADIAHITGLVAAGVHESPVGVADFVTGSTHKTIRAGRGGIIMCDEEYADDVDAAVFPGAQGGPLMHNVAGKAVGFGEALTPAFDEYAEQTVANAKALGERLQEHGLDLVSGGTDNHLVLIDLRPSHPDTTGKEVEEALEEAGIVLNANTVPGETRSAFNPSGIRAGTPGLTTRGFDEEACREVADLIYEVVDAPGEESVVAEVSDRVDELTDEYTLYD; encoded by the coding sequence ATGACCTACGACACGGTTCGCGAGGTCGATCCGGCCGTCGCCGACGCCCTCGAGGGCGAGCGGGCCCGCCAGAACGACACCCTGGCGATGATCGCCAGCGAGAACCACGTCTCCGAAGCGGTGATGGAGGCCCAGCGCTCCGAACTGACCAACAAGTACGCCGAGGGGTATCCCGGCGAGCGCTACTACGGCGGCTGTGAGTACGCCGACGCGGTCGAAAACCTCGCCATCGAACGCGCCAAGGAGTTGTGGGGTGCCGAACACGTCAACGTCCAGCCGCACTCGGGCTCGCAGGCGAACATGGGCGTCTACCTGGCGATGCTGGAGCCGGGCGACAAGATCCTCTCGCTGGACCTGACCCACGGCGGCCACCTCTCACACGGCCACCCCGCGAACTTCGCCGGCCAGGTCTACGACGTCGAGCAGTACGAGGTCGACCCCGAGACCGGCTACATCGATTACGAGGGGCTGCACGACCACGCCGAGGAGTTCGAACCCGACATCATCGTCTCCGGGTACTCCGCCTATCCGCGGGAGGTGGACTTCGAGCGGATTCAAGAGGCGGCCGACGCCGCCGACGCCTACCACCTCGCGGACATCGCCCACATCACGGGCCTGGTCGCCGCGGGCGTCCACGAGTCGCCGGTCGGGGTGGCGGACTTCGTGACCGGCTCGACGCACAAGACGATCCGGGCGGGTCGGGGCGGGATCATCATGTGCGACGAGGAGTACGCCGACGATGTCGACGCTGCCGTCTTCCCCGGGGCCCAGGGCGGACCGCTGATGCACAACGTGGCGGGCAAGGCGGTGGGATTCGGCGAGGCGCTGACCCCAGCCTTCGACGAGTACGCCGAGCAGACGGTGGCAAACGCGAAGGCGCTGGGCGAGCGCCTGCAAGAGCACGGCCTGGACCTGGTCTCGGGCGGGACGGACAACCACCTGGTGCTGATCGACCTGCGGCCCTCCCATCCCGACACCACCGGCAAGGAAGTCGAGGAGGCATTAGAGGAGGCGGGGATCGTGCTGAACGCGAACACGGTACCGGGGGAGACGCGGTCGGCGTTCAACCCGTCGGGGATCCGAGCGGGGACGCCCGGGCTGACGACGCGGGGCTTCGACGAGGAGGCCTGCCGGGAGGTGGCGGACCTGATCTACGAGGTCGTCGACGCGCCGGGCGAGGAGAGTGTCGTCGCCGAGGTCAGCGACCGCGTCGACGAGCTGACCGACGAGTACACCCTCTACGACTGA